From Anopheles darlingi chromosome 2, idAnoDarlMG_H_01, whole genome shotgun sequence, the proteins below share one genomic window:
- the LOC125959733 gene encoding ubiquitin-conjugating enzyme E2Q-like protein CG4502, with amino-acid sequence MSSRSKEKVTAAIRKFFKSSSDSKKESKDKDSSSAVASETVETGNQQQQQQQQHQSHHQHHHLHQHHHHQQHQHLGGHHHHPHHHHTATTASNGAPGGSNGGSSSPSGAPIVCAGATGVTTGNGTTNPATQTTGNGNSKTNTDSPMRRLRCVVAPTSTPMVNVPASKPLDTTIRSRRLMKELKEIERLQHSRTEPCFTVELINDNLYEWHARLYRIDPDSPLAEDLVELNIPFILLHLVFPENFPFAPPFMRVVEPRIEKGFVMEGGAICMELLTPRGWASAYTVEAILMQFAASLVKGQGRVSRKPKSSKDFSRRSAEEAFRSLVKTHEKYGWVTPALNDG; translated from the exons ATGTCGTCCCGATCGAAGGAGAAAGTAACGGCCGCCATTAGGAAGTTCTTCAAGAGCTCGTCCGACagtaaaaaggaaagcaaagacaaggacagcagcagtgcgGTCGCCTCGGAAACGGTCGAAACggggaaccagcagcagcaacagcagcagcagcatcaaagccaccatcagcaccaccaccttcaccagcatcaccatcaccagcagcatcagcacctgggcggccatcatcatcatcctcatcatcatcacacggcAACAACGGCATCGAATGGTGCACCCGGTGGTAGCAACGGTGGAAGCTCCAGCCCAAGCGGTGCGCCGATTGTCTGCGCCGGAGCGACCGGAGTGACGACGGGGAACGGGACCACCAATCCCGCCACCCAAACCACCGGTAACGGAAACAGTAAAACCAACACGGACAGCCCCATGAGACGGTTGCGATG TGTGGTTGCCCCCACCAGCACACCGATGGTGAACGTTCCTGCGTCGAAACCCCTCGATACAACGATCCGCTCGAGACGCCTGATGAAGGAGCTGAAGGAGATCGAACGGTTGCAGCACTCACGGACGGAACCCTGTTTCACG GTGGAGTTGATCAACGACAACCTGTACGAGTGGCACGCCCGTCTGTACCGCATCGATCCGGATTCGCCGCTGGCCGAGGATCTGGTCGAGCTGAACATTCCCTTCATACTGCTGCACCTGGTGTTCCCGGAGAATTTCCCGTTCGCGCCACCATTTATGCGCGTCGTCGAGCCCCGCATCGAGAAGGGTTTCGTGATGGAGGGTGGCGCTATCTGCATGGAGCTGTTGACACCGCGCGGTTGGGCCAGTGCGTACACGGTCGAGGCCATTCTGATGCAGTTCGCCGCCAGCCTTGTCAAGGGTCAGGGCCGGGTATCCCGGAAACCGAAATCCTCCAAGGATTTCAGTCG CCGCTCAGCAGAGGAAGCCTTCCGGTCGTTGGTGAAAACGCACGAGAAGTATGGCTGGGTAACGCCGGCCCTCAACGATGGCTAG